In a genomic window of Pontibacter liquoris:
- a CDS encoding M28 family peptidase, which yields MKSTKYLLVLCFILAAQHALPQAIKVERNVAKALKKVSPETLKNHIAYLADDRLLGRKPGTPGYDTAVAYIINQYKKAGVKPSGENNSYLQAVKLRNATTGTNAILQLQGSAGPAAMLTYGHDYIIFPNPQLPLVQVQAPLVFAGYGISAPQLGYDDYAGRDVAGKIVVVLRGAPEKFEKTVAAYSMDMHTILENAAAHGAVGVVVGTTNAQATLPNQAHGSYSVLTPEGKVAVSRNYVSDQIKLLAQVTNEALLRLFSNASLDYEKTIASLKNGTPASAPLQITVSANYTSAYHDIDSYNVVGLIEGSDPQLKNEYVVHSAHLDHVGIGTPVDGDSIYNGAHDNASGVASLLEIANVYNRLKEKPRRSVLLVMVTGEEMGLLGSAYFARHPTVPAASIVADINTDMPTIIAPLLSVVALGAEHSSLAQQVQQASAYMGLTVEADPEPDQNRFVRSDQYSFVTQGIPALHIKYGNKTADGKNNLDVQVKEWRAKYYHKPQDDINGIFDFEAGKKYAQLNFLIGYLVAQSAQRPAWNTGDFFGQGSH from the coding sequence ATGAAATCAACAAAATACCTGCTTGTCTTGTGTTTTATACTGGCTGCCCAGCATGCCCTGCCACAAGCCATTAAAGTGGAGAGGAATGTTGCCAAAGCGCTGAAGAAAGTATCCCCGGAAACGCTCAAAAACCATATCGCTTATCTGGCCGACGACCGGCTGCTGGGCCGCAAACCTGGCACGCCTGGCTATGATACCGCGGTGGCCTACATAATAAACCAGTATAAGAAAGCAGGTGTAAAGCCTTCCGGCGAAAACAACAGCTACCTGCAGGCAGTAAAGCTACGGAACGCCACTACCGGTACGAATGCAATCCTCCAACTGCAGGGCAGCGCCGGCCCAGCCGCCATGCTTACCTATGGCCACGACTACATCATCTTTCCAAACCCGCAGCTGCCGCTGGTGCAGGTGCAGGCGCCGCTGGTTTTTGCCGGGTATGGCATCAGCGCTCCCCAACTGGGTTACGACGATTATGCCGGACGGGACGTGGCCGGAAAGATCGTGGTGGTGTTGCGCGGAGCGCCCGAAAAATTTGAAAAGACCGTGGCCGCCTATAGTATGGACATGCACACGATCCTAGAAAATGCCGCTGCACATGGGGCTGTGGGCGTGGTGGTAGGCACTACTAATGCGCAGGCGACTCTGCCTAACCAGGCGCACGGCAGCTATAGCGTGCTGACGCCGGAAGGAAAGGTAGCCGTATCGCGCAACTATGTTTCCGACCAGATCAAACTGCTTGCCCAGGTCACCAACGAGGCCTTGCTCCGCCTCTTCAGCAATGCCAGCCTGGATTATGAGAAAACAATTGCCTCGCTTAAAAACGGAACGCCAGCCTCTGCCCCGCTCCAGATCACGGTAAGCGCCAACTATACCTCGGCCTACCACGACATAGACAGCTACAATGTAGTGGGTCTGATCGAAGGCTCGGACCCGCAGCTTAAAAACGAATATGTCGTGCACAGCGCCCACCTGGATCATGTTGGCATCGGCACTCCTGTGGACGGCGACTCGATCTACAATGGTGCCCACGACAATGCCTCCGGCGTAGCCAGTTTGCTCGAGATCGCCAACGTGTATAACCGCCTGAAAGAAAAACCCCGACGCTCGGTTTTACTGGTGATGGTAACCGGCGAGGAAATGGGTCTGCTGGGCTCGGCCTATTTTGCGCGCCACCCAACCGTTCCTGCAGCCAGTATCGTGGCCGATATCAACACGGATATGCCGACTATTATTGCGCCGCTGCTATCGGTGGTAGCCCTGGGCGCTGAACACTCGTCGCTGGCGCAGCAGGTGCAGCAGGCAAGCGCCTACATGGGCCTGACAGTGGAAGCCGACCCGGAGCCGGACCAGAACCGCTTTGTGCGCAGCGACCAGTACAGTTTTGTGACGCAGGGCATCCCGGCGCTGCACATCAAGTATGGCAACAAGACGGCCGATGGCAAAAACAACCTGGATGTGCAGGTAAAGGAGTGGCGCGCCAAATATTACCATAAACCGCAGGACGATATCAACGGCATCTTTGATTTTGAAGCGGGCAAAAAGTATGCGCAGCTCAACTTCCTCATCGGCTACCTGGTCGCGCAGTCGGCGCAGCGGCCTGCCTGGAACACCGGAGATTTCTTTGGCCAGGGCAGCCACTAA
- a CDS encoding YceI family protein has translation MATTKWIIDPTHSEIQFKVKHLMITTVTGYFSKFNLEVETEDEDFTKATHIVFTADVNSISTNNEQRDTHLRSADFFDAETHGELRFVGQNFDKRNDNEAKLNGELTIRGVTKPVTVNVEYGGIVVDPYGQTKAGFTVDGKISRKEFGLVWDAVTEAGSVVVSDEIRLHCEIQLVKQA, from the coding sequence ATGGCAACAACTAAATGGATTATAGACCCAACGCACAGTGAGATCCAGTTTAAGGTAAAACACCTCATGATCACAACCGTTACCGGCTATTTCAGCAAGTTTAATCTGGAAGTGGAAACTGAAGACGAGGATTTTACCAAAGCCACGCACATTGTGTTTACCGCCGACGTGAATTCCATCAGCACCAACAACGAGCAACGCGACACCCACCTGCGCTCTGCCGATTTCTTTGATGCCGAAACGCACGGGGAGCTCCGGTTCGTAGGCCAGAACTTTGATAAGCGAAACGATAACGAAGCGAAGCTGAACGGCGAGCTGACCATCCGGGGCGTTACAAAACCGGTGACCGTAAACGTAGAGTATGGCGGCATTGTGGTAGACCCCTACGGCCAGACAAAAGCAGGCTTTACCGTGGATGGCAAGATCAGCAGGAAAGAGTTTGGCCTGGTTTGGGATGCCGTTACCGAGGCTGGCAGTGTGGTGGTGAGCGACGAGATCCGGCTCCATTGCGAGATACAGCTTGTAAAACAGGCTTAA
- a CDS encoding helix-turn-helix domain-containing protein — protein MPENHLPIFRIQDFDALPGSENYFYLNRFANHLQAHQFIQKPHKHNFFIILLLTSGSGTHTIDFRTYPVAPRKVYLLSPGQVHSWQLSGDADGYILFFTPEFYLLAHSEKKLYGFPFFNALLHKPLVTLSAPEEARLLAIVRCIEDEYTQQQLKKDDIIRDYLDILLLLLTRIYYEGASSEQVAPMVYGQLQDLHYLIDSHYKTHQPVTFYAEKLHLTARQLANTCKRVLGKSLTDLIQERLVLEAKRLLVHSDLTVTQLAAELGFFDNSYFARFFKKHTGQTPEQFRSQNQ, from the coding sequence ATGCCTGAGAACCACTTGCCCATTTTCCGGATACAGGATTTTGACGCCTTGCCAGGCAGCGAAAATTATTTCTACCTGAACCGGTTTGCTAACCACCTGCAGGCACACCAGTTCATTCAGAAGCCGCACAAGCACAATTTCTTTATCATCTTACTGCTTACCAGCGGCTCGGGCACCCATACCATCGATTTCCGGACTTACCCGGTTGCGCCGCGCAAAGTATACCTGCTAAGTCCGGGGCAGGTGCACAGCTGGCAGCTTTCCGGTGATGCGGATGGCTACATCCTGTTCTTTACTCCGGAATTTTACCTCCTCGCCCACTCCGAAAAAAAGCTCTACGGTTTTCCGTTTTTCAATGCGCTACTCCATAAGCCGCTGGTAACGCTTTCGGCTCCGGAGGAGGCGCGCCTGCTCGCGATCGTGCGGTGCATAGAAGACGAGTATACTCAGCAGCAACTTAAAAAGGACGATATCATCCGTGATTACCTGGATATTCTGTTGCTCCTGCTCACGCGCATCTACTATGAAGGTGCCTCTTCCGAGCAGGTAGCGCCCATGGTATACGGGCAGCTGCAGGACCTGCACTACCTGATCGACAGCCATTATAAAACACATCAGCCTGTTACTTTTTATGCCGAAAAACTGCACCTAACTGCCCGGCAGCTGGCAAACACCTGCAAGCGGGTGTTGGGGAAAAGCCTGACCGACCTGATACAGGAGCGGCTGGTGCTGGAAGCAAAAAGGCTCCTGGTGCACTCCGATCTGACGGTGACACAGCTGGCGGCCGAACTGGGCTTTTTTGATAATTCATACTTTGCCCGGTTCTTTAAAAAGCACACCGGCCAAACGCCCGAACAGTTCCGCAGCCAGAACCAGTAG
- a CDS encoding DUF983 domain-containing protein — MSWKETKLYSIVNMKCPRCHEGDLFPKGTLFKVQKFADMYETCPCCGLHYEPEPGYYYGAMFVSYGLTTAVVIGLWLLLDMLMDEVTMTAFIISLIVVLLLLTPLLFRLSRAIWINFFVSYKGVPKS; from the coding sequence ATGTCCTGGAAAGAAACCAAGCTCTACAGCATCGTTAATATGAAATGCCCCAGGTGCCACGAGGGAGATCTGTTCCCGAAAGGCACGTTGTTTAAGGTACAGAAGTTTGCCGACATGTATGAAACCTGTCCCTGCTGCGGCCTGCATTATGAACCCGAGCCGGGTTACTATTACGGGGCCATGTTTGTAAGCTACGGGCTAACTACCGCCGTGGTGATCGGGCTGTGGCTCCTGCTGGACATGCTGATGGACGAAGTGACAATGACAGCCTTTATTATTTCGCTCATCGTGGTGCTGCTCCTGCTCACGCCCCTGCTCTTCCGCTTATCCCGGGCTATCTGGATCAACTTTTTTGTCAGCTACAAAGGCGTGCCCAAAAGCTGA
- a CDS encoding AI-2E family transporter, with product MAYPIQPDTTTKTDTPEPYYRKVIKAVGITLLMLLLVVFILYTFNSVLLLVFASLLIAIFFRGTAHALHKRTSLPEGWSLGLVVVAFLALIGVAWWLLAPQVSEQVNNLSEQLPKAVADLKQQLSQYKWAQRLLDELPTASSLLQGKNNWLQKSIGVLSSTFSVLANIYIILFIAIFVTIDPNTYRQGIILLFPKNRRKRITEVLDKIGATLYKWILGKLFSMAVVGILTTVGLWLLGIPMAIALGVIAGLLSFIPNFGPILGLIPAVLIALLQGPDQALYVVLLYIGIQAVESNLLTPLVQKKMVEIPPALIITGQLLLGVFSGPLGLILATPLIAMLMVIIKMLYIQDVLGDESVQVS from the coding sequence ATGGCCTACCCGATACAACCCGACACTACAACCAAAACAGACACACCGGAACCTTACTACCGCAAAGTAATCAAAGCGGTTGGCATTACGCTCCTTATGCTGCTGCTTGTTGTTTTTATACTTTATACTTTTAACAGCGTGCTGCTGCTGGTATTTGCCAGTTTGCTGATCGCCATCTTTTTTCGGGGCACCGCCCACGCGCTGCATAAGCGCACCAGCCTGCCCGAGGGCTGGTCGCTGGGCCTGGTGGTGGTGGCCTTTCTGGCCCTGATCGGGGTGGCCTGGTGGTTGCTGGCCCCGCAGGTAAGCGAACAGGTAAATAACCTGAGCGAGCAGCTGCCCAAAGCCGTTGCCGACCTGAAACAGCAGCTGAGCCAGTATAAATGGGCGCAACGGCTGCTGGATGAACTACCCACCGCCTCCAGCCTGCTGCAGGGTAAAAATAACTGGCTGCAGAAAAGCATCGGCGTGCTCTCCTCCACTTTCAGCGTACTGGCAAACATCTATATTATCCTGTTCATCGCCATTTTTGTAACCATCGATCCGAATACTTACCGGCAGGGCATCATCCTGCTTTTCCCGAAAAACAGGCGCAAGCGGATCACAGAAGTGCTCGATAAAATTGGCGCTACCCTTTACAAATGGATACTGGGAAAGCTTTTCTCGATGGCAGTAGTAGGTATCCTAACCACGGTCGGCCTATGGTTGCTGGGCATCCCAATGGCCATTGCCCTGGGTGTGATTGCGGGACTGCTCTCTTTCATTCCTAACTTCGGGCCTATCCTGGGCCTCATACCCGCTGTCCTGATCGCGCTGCTGCAAGGGCCCGACCAGGCCCTTTACGTGGTGCTGCTCTACATAGGCATACAGGCCGTGGAAAGCAACCTACTCACACCCCTTGTGCAGAAAAAGATGGTGGAAATTCCGCCCGCTCTCATTATCACCGGGCAATTGTTGTTAGGCGTTTTCTCCGGCCCGCTGGGTCTCATCCTGGCCACGCCCCTTATTGCGATGCTGATGGTGATAATAAAAATGCTCTATATCCAGGATGTGCTGGGGGATGAGTCGGTGCAGGTGAGCTGA